The Syngnathus scovelli strain Florida chromosome 7, RoL_Ssco_1.2, whole genome shotgun sequence DNA window AGGAAAGACAAGAATGACATGAAAGCCAAGCACACACTGGTAATCCTTGGAGTCTTTCTGAAAAGGAAATTATTATATTTGAAGTAATGAAAGAGCTTCCTGAAGTGAAGGAAATGCACAAGATTTTGAGACCTGGTTTTGATCTTTGAAAAACATAAGCAGACACACATTGGCAGGAAGACGAATACATTTTCCACCACTTGCCTCTCTCAGCTTGTGGAGACTCACAGTAAAAGTGTAAAACGCCAAGAAGCTCCCTCTGGGCACCGACGTGAAGAGCAGGAAATTGCATTGATTTAAAACGAACCTCTTTTGGCGTTTTGCTTTTTCCTTGCCTAAAGGGAACACATTTGTTCAACACCCGCTGGTTCAGAAATGTCCAgctaagattttttccaattatTGCTGACAAGCTGATGAGATAAATGCGGGATATGAGTATTTTGAAAAAAGTTGCATTTCATTCAGACTTGGCGACATACTCACAGGGTCCACATTTAGTAGTACAATTTTGTGATGTGAAAGTCCCTCTTTCCTGCCAGAAGGGCTGGGAAATTCTTCTAACTCGGGCTTAAAACAACATGGCGGAATCATTGGAAACACCAGCAAATTTTAAGGCAGATGTCTACAAATATTTTGGTTTCAAAAAACACGGAGAGAAATGAGCTGGATCATCAGAGCAAAATGATATGTAATATTTGCGGCATGATAGTGAAATATTCCGGCAATACCACGAATCTCAGAAGCCGTCTAACAAAACACCACCCGGACGCTGTCTGTATTGTCGGCAAAGCAAACGCAGCTCGACACTGCATTTCGAGTTACCGGCAAGCTCTCCGCAAGCCCAGCAAATATAAAAGGCGATCGCTAACAGTAAAAAAGCATTTTCtgacatttgcaaaaaaaaacaaaaaaaaaaaaaaaaacagacttatTGGACTATAAGACAATTCagaatgtttttctattttatttctgATTGCTTCAATTATTAGttcatttttaaggttgtgtctgTTATGATAGAGATTTATCTTGACAATAACTGTGACATTTGCACAAAAACGTTTTATTTACACAGCCTGCCCTGTGGTTTGATTCATTGCATTTGTGTTTTAGTCAGATCATTTGAACTAAAAAGTACTTTATTAATGTAACTGCTTTGTGATATTCATTCTTAATATACATATTCATATTTTAACTACAATGTTTGACTTCTTCTGAAAATGACTTCCTTTTCAAAGTAAAATTGGTGCATGATATAATGGAATTAAAAGTCAATTGAATCGTGAATTGAATCGAATCAATTTCCGAAATCCAAATCGATACCCAGCCCTAATGCTAACCCACATAAGGGGCTGgtcgaattaaaaaaaaaagagagagaagaaaGCCTACTTCTGCAAATGGTACTTTTTCTGACATTATTCTGGTCAGGGTAATATTTAAAACATAATTTGGTATTGAATTTCAGCATGTTCTTTACCTTTCTGATCAAAGTCTGCAAGAGCTAATTGTCAGATTTCTATAAGAGATTATTTTGAACAAAGAATCTGCTATGTGACGTGTGTCAAAATGGATTATTTTTGTCCTTCCACAATCTGCTTGGAAAACCAACTGTAAAtgttattaccgtaatttccggactataagccgcaccggactataagccgcaccagctaaaattcagggatattttagtttttttcttacataagccgcaccggactataagccgcacgtgcacatgagttttttacaaagaacgacagtacacagaaagccgtaaaaatccataaatacgcctcgccgccatttaagcctcagggttcaaagtaactttctgaataaaatgcattaaaagttcacattcattacaacttgtttttggtgagcaaaatgtcagaagaattgaatttaaatgctgattgattgggttttaatacaatgcagatggtccaaacagcgccactgctttgtgtaatctctaagagaaagggtttagagccctttgacgcaggtcacctagcgtgcattcctactaaagctcataatagtcacaagcagcacagccagaataagcagcagccatagtagtgtttcaaaatagtatttttgttgttttttttcttcaagataccgcagaacagtggtccacagccttttgacgagtgtataaaagtgatcaagtcatcacaaaaatcacaaaaaaaatcttatataagccgcacctgactataagccgcagggttcaaaattttggaaaaaagtcgcggcttatagtccggaaattacggtacttatttcaagtgtgtgtgtgtgcgtgtgtgcgtgtggttaGGTTTTAAGTCTGGTAAATTGCCACTGAAACCAAATGCACAGGCTGCCTGTGGGTTTGTGAATTATAACGCGCGTTAGGTAACCCTATGCCTGTAAATGTTTTGTGTCTCCTGTTTGACTTGAATACACATCACCATTAAAATAAGAGCCACTGGctacaaagaaaacaaatgctCTTAACACTACAAGGTTTAAGCATCCACCCAGCTAATGCTGATGCTCTTTGTCTTTTGAACCAACAAGTAAATCATCATGCAGGCTTAATTAGATTTTCTGCCTCCAAGCCATGGAGTTTCAATTATAACATATACAATTATCTTGCATAGTATGCAACACACTTGGGGCTCTTTCAAGAGTTAGCACATGATGGAAAGGTGGTTCTATAAAAATGTCTGCAATTTATTACTCAATAATATTCTGCTTATCTTGGGCCAAAGTGAACTGTGTGTGACGACCTGAGTTGGTTCTTGGGCACTTGAGTAGACCCCTGCTGGTAGACATTTTAGAGTTATATTATGGTTTGAGCTTTTTCTATctattatgaataaataaaataaattgtctGACTGAGGATCGCATGACGTTAACTGCAAGTAAATTACCTGAAAGCAGAGTGCACAATTTTCCCTCTTGTGTTCTTTCTGAGACCAGCGGAaaggaaactaaactaaactatgaAACTAAAACAATGCTAAATAAGGTTGCACTGATGAGGTTATTTAATAAATTAAATCAAAACAAGATAGGAAAAGGTGTCTGGACTGAAGGAATTTGAGAGGCAGGGACTAAGCATATGCAGATTcctactaccgtaatttccggactataagtcacgtttgtttttcatagtttgggtgggggggcgacttatactcaggagcgacttatatatgttttttttcataaatttttacttgatcattaagacatcacttacaagtatagttgaccacttcccatgttatttttagtatagttgatcacttcacatgcttttatatctttatcttgaacatattcaaaacataaaaaatagagaaaacatcaaataaaccaattaacactttaaagcaccatatccaagtccactgtctgctgtatgtacacttgctccatttttggtcctcttatatttattattattatttattattatttgtttatttatcatttattcaacactcttatttattcattgtttgttgtccttcatgtaatagttgtccttaatcactctatatgttacgtcaggcccgttctcagctctttgtttgtgtttgtcacgttagcatacctatcgtttagcctgttgttgctatcgtttagcctgttgttgctcgttcatgactgtttttggtgtgggattttgttgaataaattgcccccaaaatgcgacttatactccggagcgacttatatatgttttttttcactttttggggcattttatggctggtgcgacttatactccggagcgacttatagtccggaaaatacggtactttgtaCATGGTAACTTTCATTACAACAATGcaggtatgtttacattattacgGCATGGTTAAGAATTCAACGTGTATGTTTTATCTGACATTTAATAGAACAAGCAATTTAGAAAATagcagtttatttaatctaaaaGTACTCTGTATTGGTGATACTGGCGCCAATATTTAATCAGTCGTTACTAAAATCCCAGGATTGGTCTAATTGTTGGTCATTATGAGTACATCACACACTATAACAGCAGTAAGCACTAACACTGATTGTTTTCACATCATTTGTGGGGCCTTTCATGttttaaaaattaataaaaatgatTGTGATTGCCATGCGGATGACTTGATTATAATAAGCCTGTCAAGGGCTGCAACATTCTTCATTTAGTTAATTAAGCCAGAGGTAGTCAAAATTACTCTCGGGTAATGAGCTCTGACTCTGTTAATATTATAAACAAATTTGAGTTCTGAACATCTGGACAGGAAACTTCTTGCCATCATGTCAATACACAGATTGATACTTTAGCTAGTATTAACCTTGATAAATTACTTGATAAATGATACAATACACAAGGTATATTGTCTTTAAAAgatttatttcagtttttttctcaaGTCATTTTCCCCCATGACGCTATCTACTAGGAATACATATCAAGTTTAAAAGTTTGTGACTTTGTTTTTATGCACAGTTGTAATCTTCGGTTTGTCTGCATTTAAGAAGCTTGAGGAATGTTGCCATTTTATGGGAGTCTTTCTTGAAGCAGCTGAGTAAGACGTAGTCCCTCATGACAGATTCTACCATATCAGTCTGCATGTCGTATTGGAACACGCCTTGGTCGCTGTAACTCGTTGTCAGTAGGCCCTCATTCAGCATCTGGACGGACACATTCAGGAATATTTGACTCATAACGATTGCAACATAAAGATTCGAACAGTTGTGGTCAAAATCACTGATTAATTGTTCATTTTCAATGTGCGAGGTTTCCCAACTTTTATTGAGAAAAGCTTAATATTTGAAACTAGAAAAACCTCAGAGCGCAACACGgcacaaaaatgtaaaaaaaaacgtataaattatattttgaaATCTTGTCTCGCTTTACTTTCTCATTATTCTGCAATTTAAATCAACAATTAATAATCGCTATATAAAAATACTAAAAACTGCAAGCATGATGATTCACGTGTAAATGACCAGTGAAGTGTATTTTTTGAGTTTCATAAACCaagttccaattttttttttttgttttctacacGTATGTAACAGTTAGACAGTTGAATCactgaagtttaaaaaaaaatattatttaattaaaacTCTTTGGTCTCCGGAATTTTATATGGAAAACTTCATGAGGTCAACCATCATTGTGAGCCAGATTGTTCTTGAAGCTTTCACTACGCAATTTACGGACATATACCTTTTTACTGAGAACGACGACTCCATGCTCCAAACTGATAAGTTTGTCTGACATCCACTTGGTCTTATTGAGGAGCATTTCTGGAGCTCCATCATAGCGATCCAGTGTTGTCTGTAGGTCAACCAAGGGCTCAATCCACGATTGGACCAGCATTACCACCGAGTGGAGCAACCATTTGTCCTAGAAGACACACATGATTTACTAGACATACGAGTTACATGTAATGACAGAAATGTTTTGGGTCCCTTTTAAATTGATCTGAATTCCCCACTTCATAAAATTTCAAATAATCCATACACAAGTCATGGACAAACAGTAATGTGTAAACTATAGTTGTTGTGAGCTGCACTGTACTGATTCATAAAAGTGATTTGTAAAACAACAGTtatactaaaataaaaataacatgcaaataaaatctttatatatatttaactcTAGATGTTTTGTCAACTGCTAAATTGGATTAAAGTCTACCACTTACTATGAATGAGCTAACCAATCAAATTATATCATAGCTTATTACGTATTTTTCTTGAGAACATAACAAAATATTACTAAATAATTCcaattattttcaaaagtgCTAATAGCTAAATCGCTCCCCCTCAATTCAGCACGGACTCATACTTTCCTAGCTTCTTTCATACTTCACTTGATGTTTAAAATAACAGGTCTTAGTTTGAAAAAAATGCATGCTTACAGACATTTGCTGGACTTCACCAATGGAGCTTGGAATAGGGATGGCCTTTGTAAGGCACGCATAAGCCTCCTGGTTCCTTTGAAGCCGCAATGAGTATGGGACAAATATGTCTTCCTGCAGATGATGCAGACACGAGGGGAGGGAGAGAAGCCACATATACGTAAAATATGGAATTTTCTTGTATTCAGCAGAGATGGAATTCCGCTCTTGTTAATTGAATAACATGGGTTGTTATGGATTTGGGAACCCTTCTAACATATACACATGTGCTTAAGGCTAGCCCCACTCTGTGCTGCAAATATTGAATTTCTGTGTTTGCGGTCCTTACAAACAAAGAGCATGACTCTTCGGCGACACGGTAGATGAGCTCGGCATGCTGGATCACCCTATCCAGAAGTTTGTCCTGTGAAATAGATAAACAGTAGGGGTGGATGACCTGGTCCTGGTCCGTACACTCAAGCAGGAAACTGGTGCTGAGGAGGCAAGGCCATGACAACAAAGCCCATAGAGCTCCCTGTATAgctgaaaacaaacacaaacaatgcaGAAAATGTAACTGCATGCTTTTCCATGATAGAATTCAACTTTAAAAATCTTGCTTAATGTCGTTTGCCATGCTTCAAGGAAAACAGGCTTAATCAATGTACGTATTTAGACATGAGAGTGTGCGAGAATACCAGTCATTCTGTGGATTCTTCAGTCCCTGAGGTCTTCTAGGTGATGGCCTTAAGAGGTCAGTCTCTTTTGTAGAGTGACCAAACCATGAATATAAGAAAAGGTCACCTCTGGCAGGGGTGGGCACATTTTTGTGCTCAGGTGCCACATTTGAGTTTTAAAATGTATGGAGGAGCCATGTCATTCGTAAACAAGTTACCCGTCCCCCCTCAAGTTCAAATGTGTTTGTAATCATTTTTCATATTATTTTCATGTGATTAATTGTAAGTAATCCAATGGTAGAACAAAACAGATTCTAAAGTGAAATAGATGTTTAAAAAAACGATTTAAATTATATAATTGTAAAATTGCTGATTTTaatttgattaaataaataaataaccttgCAGCcataatttattttcatttgtataAAAAGATAATGttcttattttaatttaaattattttcaaaaaatatatttaaaaaaataatgcaacaaATACGTATTACAGGACTGGACTAATAATGTCAGTTCTTAATTATTTCCATGCGTCCCCTTAGCCATACTTTGCCCATTTTTAATGTAGGACCTACATAAATGGCATATAAAGTCGAAGTGACAACTATAGTCAGATGTGCTGGTcaatgaccttttaaaaccagaAATATTGAGAAACTCATTTAGACCCACACAAACTACAGTTAGAGCAAAATCAAATGTTTCTACTCTGATTCAATGAGCAAAaagagtaaaaacaaaaacttttaaGTGACTTATTTGGTTTGTCTGTTTGTACATTTGTTAATGGCAACTTTCTGTCCCTTTGCGCTGCTGAGTTCGATCATGACTCAACTAAAGATTACGTGTAATCCTTTTGCTAGGACTCTCTCGGGTTTCTAGGGATTAGAAAACGCTTGTGATGGGTGTCACATTGCTGGATTCTGTTTCATACAGGATGCCTATTCACAAATCTAAAATATATTCACACTTGAGGATTATTCACTTACCAGGGCCAATGTTTTCCATATTAAAAAAACCCCACTCCATTTCACCTTTCTTTCTTGCAGTCATTTGGCTGGAGTACATGTTTATGAGGCTATTTCTTCTTTTGAAGAAATTATTCTATAGTTTCGATtattttaatggtagtttttttcttccatccatcaattttgtGCTGCTTATCATGTTTAGGGTCTTGGGTGAGTTTATATCAATCATAGCTAAATACCAGTTTTATAATATGATTATGATGATGTACTGCATGTAACATAAGTCCAATTCAATAAATCAACAATAACAAatgatgaatggaaaaaaagcagCCCTCTAAATGATTACCGTCCTCTTTAGGCAAATAATTCCAATCTGGTCAAATAATTGTTAGCCGCTGCCCTTCAGTGCAAGTtctaattttatacaaataaaatgttctCAGTATTATTCTTAGACAAGTACAGGCCTTTCTGGAAACCTTGAGGTGACTCATGTTACTTGTAACTCACATCACAAACCAGTCTGGGAACAAGTAGAGATGCACTTTAGAATACGGCAAGCACTTGTGTAAATAAAATGCACACATAAAAGACAGTGGGTGCGTCTTCCGGCCACCCTTGCCACCGAGTCATAATAACAGAGAAAATACAGTACacataattacattttaaagCAATATAACAATGCATAGTTACAATTTTATTTGTACCGAAGGGAGAAATATTGTAGCTTGGGGTCAGACTGTGAAATATGGGCAGAGAAGTCATACAAAATCTTCAATATTCATGTCTAGAGACAACCAACCTTCACAGTCCTGTACCTACTCTCTCATTCGTTTCATCCACTGCAAAAAAAAGTCAGGGTTATTATGTAAATCGGCTTCAACAAAAGAGTTGTCTGGCTGGTTTGGCTGGGATGTAGACGTTTGACGCCGTAATATAGCAAGTACTATACACCAAAGTTTGCGGGTTCAATTTTCTCTGCCATAACCCACGAGCAGCACAATGAGCTTAAAACCATTTTGAATTGTGCACATAAGAGCCTGCTCCTAGTTTATCATTCCTGTAATTGTCAACAGCACATAACAGTGGATGGCAATGCAGTGACAGTGAAGGGAATACAAAAGGGACTCGTGTTTGCAAGACTTTGACAGGCTGATGATTTTGTCAATTAATCTGACAACAACAGAGTTGAAGAGTGCATTGCCAGCCTCCTCAAAATAGTCGAGCAGATGAGAAAGATAAAATTGCATGATGTCTGTCTCAACAGAAATGTAATTCACTAGCTCATGATGGCTGTGAAATTGTCATGTGTGTAAGTCCCAGTATATttactaaacatttttttttaggtcaaaaTCATTTGCTTCACTGGAGTTGGTTAAGTTTAAGCAGACTTtgagttgggggaaaaaaagtgccgGTAGTGCCTTTGTCAGAAACTGATGTTATACTGCAACCTTATCGAACCAGTTTCAAATCTTGGTCGAGGGTACTAGTCCTCAGACTTGAAAATTGGAAGGAGCCTTGTAATAGGTGACACTGTGCAATTTGCACTTGACATAGGCTTTTCATTGATTGGAATGTGCCACCTGGGTGAGACATCCTCTGGAAGGAGAGGTAGTGTGATGATCGCCAGCGTTATTACAGCAATCGCTACACAGTGTATCATTCgttcatttttttccaatgaaaaactGACATTATAACAAAAGTAATGACGTGTTTTCTTCTAAAAacacaatagaaaaaaaacgtaaaggaattttcatccatccatccattttctataccgcttgtccccacgggggtcgcgggcgttttGGACCATATCCCAGCagtatcgggcagtaggcgggggacaccctgaaccggttgccagccaatcgcagggcacacagagacaaacaaccatccgcactcgcactcacccttaggggcaatttggagtgctcaattggcctactaagcaggtttttgggatgtgggaggaaacccacacaggcacagggagaacatgcaaactccacacagggagggttggaggtggaatcgaaccggcaccctcctaactgtcagGTGGACGTGCtcaccagtgcgccaccgagtcgAGGAATTTTGTTTTCTGATATTGTGCACAAGGCGGTTCGGTGgtgcacactgggtagcacactgggtagcacactgggtagcacactgggtagcacactgggtagcacactgggtagcacactgggtagcacactgggtagcacactgggtagcacactgggtagcacactgggtagcaggtccgcctcacagttaggagggtgcgggttcgattccacctccggccctccctgtgtggattttgcatgttctccccgcgtgggttttcgccgggcacttcggtttcctcccacatcccaaaaacatgcttggtaggccgattgagcactccaaattgtccctaggtgtgagtgcgagtgcaaatggttgtttgtctgtgtgtgccctgggattggctggcaaccggttcaggatgtcccccgcctactgcccgatgacagctgggatagttcCCTTCCGGTTTGGTTGCGGCAGATGAAAATGTATAAAATGAATGAAGGGTACAAATTAGTATCTTAATTTTATATGCAACCGGAGTGGCTACTTGTCAAGGTAGTACATGTaatttaatgtttaaaaaaaaaaaaaaaagtaagaagaAGAAAGCACGTGGACGATAAGCAACACGAAATTAGTGTTTCCAGCCCATGGCTTTAAAACTATCTTTAAAACAGTCAGTATGTACTATATCCTGACATTTGAACTAACATGTGTTAGATTGTTCTCAGTTTCATTAATCAACCTGTCATTTGCTGTTGTTCGACCCAAATTTTGTTTTACATACGTACGTGTCAGGAGAAGACTGCCAATGAGAGCGCTGCGACTGAGTGAGATGC harbors:
- the smtla gene encoding somatolactin alpha, with the protein product MTAIQGALWALLSWPCLLSTSFLLECTDQDQVIHPYCLSISQDKLLDRVIQHAELIYRVAEESCSLFEDIFVPYSLRLQRNQEAYACLTKAIPIPSSIGEVQQMSDKWLLHSVVMLVQSWIEPLVDLQTTLDRYDGAPEMLLNKTKWMSDKLISLEHGVVVLSKKMLNEGLLTTSYSDQGVFQYDMQTDMVESVMRDYVLLSCFKKDSHKMATFLKLLKCRQTEDYNCA